One part of the Lycium ferocissimum isolate CSIRO_LF1 chromosome 8, AGI_CSIRO_Lferr_CH_V1, whole genome shotgun sequence genome encodes these proteins:
- the LOC132067387 gene encoding uncharacterized protein LOC132067387, which yields MGNCQAVDAAALVIQHPSGKIDRMYWPMTASEVMKMNPGHYVSLIIPLPLSPSDEKSDEKTVRFTRVKLLRPTDTLVLGRAYRLVTTQEVMKVLRAKKHAKMKKNQPELQENQRSSCEVEGGNSESDKNKATRHEGQRQRPGTANLAAAANLAAAARSKSWRPTLQSISESNS from the exons ATGGGGAATTGCCAGGCTGTGGATGCAGCTGCACTAGTAATACAACATCCTAGTGGAAAGATAGATAGGATGTATTGGCCTATGACTGCTAGTGAGGTTATGAAAATGAACCCTGGTCACTATGTTTCTCTCATCATTCCTCTTCCTCTTTCCCCCTCCGATGAGAAGTCCGATGAAAAAACCGTTCGATTCACCCGTGTTAAGCTTCTCCGGCCAACGGATACTTTAGTTCTTGGCAGAGCTTATAGACTTGTTACAACTCAAG AGGTGATGAAGGTATTGAGAGCTAAGAAACATgcaaagatgaagaagaatcaGCCAGAGTTGCAAGAAAATCAGAGGTCAAGCTGTGAAGTTGAAGGTGGAAATTCTGAATCAGATAAGAACAAG GCTACGAGACATGAAGGGCAGAGACAAAGGCCTGGTACAGCAAACTTAGCTGCTGCAGCAAACTTAGCTGCTGCAGCAAGGTCCAAATCATGGCGTCCCACTTTACAGAGTATATCCGAGTCCAATAGCTAA
- the LOC132067388 gene encoding protein PLASTID REDOX INSENSITIVE 2, chloroplastic-like isoform X1, with product MALYISTFTNLAVAIPSKIPILNHPIQPKHSFQLHFPKPISRKHLSVPHSAIHPEKYVYPDPIPEFAVAETQKFRAELLKKLSKEKETFGDELDDVVSVCAEIFNEFLHRDYGGPGTLLVEPFTDMMVTVKEMKLPGAASAARASLLWAQNYVDQDWETWNSKQLK from the exons ATGGCGCTATACATTTCAACCTTCACCAATTTAGCAGTTGCAATTCcctccaaaattccaatcttgaatcaTCCAATCCAACCCAAACACTCTTTTCAGCTTCATTTCCCAAAACCCATCTCAAGAAAACACTTGTCAGTTCCTCACAGCGCAATACATCCTGAAAAATACGTGTATCCTGACCCAATCCCTGAATTTGCGGTTGCT GAGACGCAGAAGTTCAGGGCCGAGCTCTTGAAGAAACTGTCCAAGGAAAAGGAGACTTTTGGAGATGAGcttgatgatgttgttagtgtttGTGCTGAG ATTTTTAATGAATTCTTGCACAGAGACTATGGAGGACCCGGGACATTATTAGTGGAGCCTTTTACTGATATGATGGTAACTGTCAAAGAGATGAAACTTCCAGGAGCGGCATCGGCTGCACGAGCATCACTATTATGGGCTCAAAATTATGTTGATCAAGATTGGGAGACTTGGAACTCAAAACAACTGAAATAA
- the LOC132067388 gene encoding uncharacterized protein LOC132067388 isoform X2: MALYISTFTNLAVAIPSKIPILNHPIQPKHSFQLHFPKPISRKHLSVPHSAIHPEKYVYPDPIPEFAVAETQKFRAELLKKLSKEKETFGDELDDVVSVCAEVTVAHGGEELWGCYSSERIFI; the protein is encoded by the exons ATGGCGCTATACATTTCAACCTTCACCAATTTAGCAGTTGCAATTCcctccaaaattccaatcttgaatcaTCCAATCCAACCCAAACACTCTTTTCAGCTTCATTTCCCAAAACCCATCTCAAGAAAACACTTGTCAGTTCCTCACAGCGCAATACATCCTGAAAAATACGTGTATCCTGACCCAATCCCTGAATTTGCGGTTGCT GAGACGCAGAAGTTCAGGGCCGAGCTCTTGAAGAAACTGTCCAAGGAAAAGGAGACTTTTGGAGATGAGcttgatgatgttgttagtgtttGTGCTGAG GTAACTGTTGCTCATGGCGGAGAAGAGTTATGGGGTTGTTATAGCTCAGAGCGGATTTTCATTTGA
- the LOC132067388 gene encoding uncharacterized protein LOC132067388 isoform X3: MALYISTFTNLAVAIPSKIPILNHPIQPKHSFQLHFPKPISRKHLSVPHSAIHPEKYVYPDPIPEFAVAETQKFRAELLKKLSKEKETFGDELDDVVSVCAERTRGMYNRHSQSTFVNGH; this comes from the exons ATGGCGCTATACATTTCAACCTTCACCAATTTAGCAGTTGCAATTCcctccaaaattccaatcttgaatcaTCCAATCCAACCCAAACACTCTTTTCAGCTTCATTTCCCAAAACCCATCTCAAGAAAACACTTGTCAGTTCCTCACAGCGCAATACATCCTGAAAAATACGTGTATCCTGACCCAATCCCTGAATTTGCGGTTGCT GAGACGCAGAAGTTCAGGGCCGAGCTCTTGAAGAAACTGTCCAAGGAAAAGGAGACTTTTGGAGATGAGcttgatgatgttgttagtgtttGTGCTGAG AGAACAAGAGGAATGTACAACAGACATAGTCAAAGTACATTCGTCAATGGTCACTAG